From the genome of Streptomyces sp. NBC_01116, one region includes:
- a CDS encoding ABC transporter ATP-binding protein, translating into MATLEIRGLSVGYGPVRALRDISVDVPDAGITAVLGGNGAGKTTLLRAVSRTLGFHRGTGTGTIRFDGRPLEGLRPAQVVAAGVVQVPEGRQVFARMTVADNLRAGALGARGGRKGASTALARVHELFPVLADRAHQRAGLLSGGEQQMLAMGRALMAGPRLLLLDEPSLGLAPLMAARIAETVQEINASGTSVMLVEQNAAIALRLASTAYVLDVGEVALSGPADELAASDEVRRRYLGVVDEDAAADADPAARNRRTLSRWSA; encoded by the coding sequence ATGGCAACGCTAGAGATCCGCGGGCTGTCCGTCGGCTACGGCCCGGTCCGGGCGCTGCGCGACATCTCCGTAGATGTGCCGGACGCCGGGATCACCGCCGTACTCGGCGGCAACGGCGCGGGCAAGACCACGCTGCTGCGGGCCGTTTCGCGGACCCTCGGCTTCCACCGCGGGACGGGCACCGGAACCATCCGGTTCGACGGCCGCCCCCTGGAGGGGCTGCGGCCCGCCCAGGTGGTGGCCGCCGGAGTGGTCCAGGTGCCGGAGGGCCGGCAGGTCTTCGCCCGGATGACGGTGGCCGACAACCTGCGGGCGGGAGCCCTCGGGGCACGCGGCGGGCGCAAGGGGGCGAGCACCGCGTTGGCCCGGGTGCACGAGCTGTTCCCGGTGCTCGCCGACCGCGCGCACCAGCGGGCCGGGCTGCTGTCCGGCGGCGAGCAGCAGATGCTGGCGATGGGCCGCGCCCTGATGGCGGGGCCCCGGCTGCTCCTGCTGGACGAGCCCTCGCTCGGCCTCGCCCCGCTGATGGCCGCCAGGATCGCCGAGACCGTGCAGGAGATCAACGCGAGCGGCACCTCCGTCATGCTCGTCGAGCAGAACGCGGCCATCGCGCTGCGGCTCGCCTCCACGGCGTACGTCCTCGACGTCGGCGAGGTCGCCCTGTCCGGGCCCGCCGACGAACTCGCCGCGTCCGACGAGGTCCGCCGCCGCTACCTCGGCGTCGTCGACGAGGACGCGGCGGCGGACGCCGACCCGGCCGCCCGGAACCGCCGCACCCTGAGCAGGTGGTCCGCGTGA